Proteins encoded by one window of Clostridium bornimense:
- a CDS encoding HD domain-containing protein, whose translation MIEEIILKMIEYFDGDIKRINHAIKVYQFAKLISSRENMKEDEYKGLEIAAILHDIGIKNAERKYNSSAGNYQEIEGPEVAEELLNEFNIDKDTIERIKFLIGNHHSYNNIDKIDFQILIESDFLVNIDEDNIEIEAIKIIKDKYFKTNIGIKLIESMYINKKIK comes from the coding sequence ATGATAGAGGAAATAATATTAAAAATGATAGAATATTTTGATGGTGATATAAAAAGGATAAATCATGCTATTAAAGTATATCAATTTGCTAAATTAATATCGTCTAGAGAGAATATGAAAGAAGATGAATATAAAGGCTTAGAAATAGCAGCTATATTGCATGATATAGGAATAAAGAATGCAGAAAGAAAGTATAATTCTTCAGCTGGTAATTATCAAGAGATAGAGGGTCCGGAAGTTGCTGAAGAATTATTAAATGAATTTAATATAGATAAAGATACGATAGAAAGAATAAAATTTCTTATAGGAAATCATCATTCTTATAACAATATTGATAAAATAGATTTTCAAATATTAATAGAAAGTGATTTTTTAGTTAATATTGATGAAGATAATATAGAAATAGAAGCTATAAAAATTATAAAAGATAAGTATTTTAAAACTAATATTGGGATTAAATTAATAGAATCTATGTATATCAATAAAAAGATAAAGTAG